The Podospora pseudocomata strain CBS 415.72m chromosome 1 map unlocalized CBS415.72m_1, whole genome shotgun sequence genome has a segment encoding these proteins:
- a CDS encoding uncharacterized protein (EggNog:ENOG503Q3R6; COG:E), which yields MGIPSSYLSLIPPPPVTPYSPEGGHYYSSAPPVFPGLDVRPRLGSNSTSSPSGMAHAPRSTTLPHPGSHLGAARDIYATGTPSFNRRQPDHHFIPRSPSFPSRRPHLSPTNSPASYASLKMDSGFGSKSQQNIPPLGSLTQHGHLSYADQNSTPIKVDINGIIDKGFFLADNEWTCYRRNYFSCICSFSLSPVLPHAGIQFQPTGSTQAHTVFGFAMCISAVVADNDNHSIELVQHTPKRDKGPIAKPEKVRLSAKPQQATHHPLALYGPDGGLASSRPYDQGFGAPPQNSAPTEHTFERIQFKQATANNGKRRAAQQYYHLIVELWADVGQQQGSDSYIKVAHKKSAKMIVRGRSPGHYQPERRGSTSSGPGGSGGGSVGGGFPPGLMGPGGEYSTGSSILQGGYPSYDPRSNPYGGTRHHHELTMEPMISADEVKAIAETKGYQYYPATIYESEHDPRHHQHHPVELFTHSRHDASDSGTNSSMSTGFDPAKVKPEMEGLPSIFYPPQSYYANNRCSRFEGKPSSAGHYPTLIPPPSSSSAMNMT from the exons ATGGGAATA CCTTCCTCCTATTTAAGCCTGATCCCACCGCCTCCCGTCACTCCGTACTCCCCTGAAGGCGGTCATTATTATTCTTCCGCCCCCCCCGTCTTCCCCGGCCTGGACGTCAGGCCTCGACTGGGCTCCAA TAGCACATCGAGCCCCTCGGGCATGGCACATGCCCCTCGGTCCACAACATTGCCGCATCCAGGATCACACTTGGGTGCTGCGCGTGATATCTACGCGACAGGGACGCCCTCCTTCAACAGGCGCCAGCCAGATCACCACTTTATCCCGCGgtccccctccttcccttcaCGACGGCCTCACCTCTCGCCCACCAACAGCCCGGCCAGTTACGCCTCTCTCAAGATGGACTCTGGATTCGGGTCCAAGTCGCAGCAAAACATCCCGCCACTGGGAAGTTTGACACAACACGGCCATTTGTCATATGCTGACCAGAATTCGACTCCCATCAAGGTGGACATCAACGGCATCATCGACAAGGGCTTTTTCCTGGCCGACAATGAGTGGACCTGCTATAGACGCAACTACTTCTCATGCATTTGCTCATTCTCTCTGTCGCCCGTGCTCCCGCATGCGGGCATCCAGTTCCAGCCAACGGGATCTACACAGGCGCACACAGTGTTCGGCTTCGCCATGTGTATTTCTGCGGTCGTGGCAGACAACGACAACCACTCCATTGAGCTCGTCCAGCACACGCCCAAGCGAGACAAAGGGCCAATCGCCAAGCCAGAGAAAGTCCGGCTCTCAGCAAAGCCGCAGCAGGCTACACACCATCCACTCGCATTGTACGGGCCAGACGGCGGCCTCGCATCCTCCAGGCCCTACGATCAAGGCTTTGGTGCTCCTCCGCAGAATTCGGCTCCCACTGAACACACATTTGAGCGTATTCAGTTCAAGCAGGCCACGGCCAACAACGGCAAGAGGAGGGCTGCACAGCAATACTATCACCTTATCGTGGAGCTGTGGGCAGAtgttgggcagcagcagggctCGGACTCGTACATTAAAGTTGCGCACAAAAAGTCTGCCAAGATGATCGTGCGTGGGCGCTCTCCTGGACACTACCAGCCCGAGAGGAGGGGAAGCACGAGCAGCGGGCCTGGAGGTtctggcggcggcagtgTCGGTGGAGGCTTTCCGCCAGGACTGATGGGCCCCGGTGGTGAATATTCTACTGGATCATCCATACTCCAGGGAGGGTATCCATCGTACGACCCTCGCTCTAATCCGTACGGCGGTactcgacatcaccacgaGCTCACCATGGAGCCCATGATCTCGGCGGATGAGGTCAAGGCCATCGCCGAAACGAAGGGCTATCAATACTACCCTGCAACAATCTATGAGAGCGAACACGATCCGAgacatcaccagcaccacccagTTGAACTCTTCACGCACTCGCGTCACGATGCCTCGGACAGCGGGACCAACAGCTCCATGAGTACAGGATTCGACCCAGCCAAGGTGAAGCCTGAGATGGAAGGGCTTCCAAGCATCTTCTACCCACCACAGTCCTACTATGCCAACAACCGCTGCAGCCGGTTCGAAGGCAAGCCGAGCTCGGCTGGACATTACCCTACGCTCATtccaccgccttcttcttcttccgcAATGAACATGACGTGA